Genomic DNA from Methanosarcina sp. MTP4:
AAGCTTCAGGCAATTATAAAGGAAATCCCATAACTATAGATACACTACTTCTTCAGGACTATGACTCTACCGTTGTATTGTCTTCAGGAAACTCCCCAGGTGAAGAACTGAACCCATATAACCCCACCAATGACTTCATTCATAATCTGCAATATAAAAATCAAGACCTAGATTTGAACTTCGGGTTCCACAACAATACCTCCTTTGAATCTGCTCCGACTTCAGCAACCGTAAGAATGATCTATCGATATGAAAAGAGTGACAGTGAGCTGCCAACGTTGGAGATGGGATTCACTGGAGGGAATTCAAAAACAATAATACCAAGAGAAAACTGGAGTTTATACGAGGAAACTTTTTCCATACCTCCATCATCCAACTCTCTTTCAGACTTAAATTTTATACTTACAGTCAAGACTGCAAGTAAGAATCAAGGAACTCTCCATATCGATTACCTCGCAATACGCCTGAACTGACGGAAAAGAAAAAGGCATATGGACGCATTTTTACGCCCATATACAGAGGATACAGGAAAAAAGATCCATATGCCTGAAAAATACACCACTCCTTACCCTGCAAAGAGAATCTATCCTGACGGCAGGGCAGAAAATACAGAGGTATTGCTCGCAAGGGAATGCCCTGTGAAACTTTTTTTAAACGGGAAGCATTTTACAACTCTTCTCACCTCACCCGCCCATTTCAAGGAGCTTGCGGCAGGACACATGATCTCCGAAGGGATCCTTACTTTCGAGGATACAGCCGAAATCACGGTTGAGGGAAACAGGGTAGAAATAAAGACTTTCAACCCCGAAATAAGGCAGCCGGAAAGTAAGAAAGACCCGGTTGTTAGTTCGCAAGCGGTTTTCGGAACAAAAGCAATCTTTGCAGGGATGGAATACCTTACGTCCGAAACCTACAAAGTCACCAGGGGGACGCACCTTGCAGCCCTCGTAGACCGGAACGGAAAACTAATTTTTCAGGTCGTGGATGTTGGGAGGCACAACGCCGTTGACAAAGCGATAGGGCATGCCCTCCTGAACAAGCTTCCACTCACGGAGATGTACCTTCTTTCCACGGGCAGGCAGCCTGCGTATATGTTAATGAAAGCTATAAGGGCAGGCATCCCCCTTGTAGTTACAAAAGCGATGCCCTTTGATTCGGGAGTTGAGGCTGCAAAAAAAGCAAATATGGGGCTTGTAGGCCAACTCAGAAAAGAATCCATGCTGGTTTTTGCCGGAGAATGGCGGGTAAAGGTTTAAGCTGGATTGTTAATCTAACAAAAACAGAATCAAATGGAAAAAAGTCCTCTTGAGGGAGCGAAGCGACCGAAAAGGACAGCGCACTGCAGAGCCGCAACTCTGCTGGCGCAACTCTGCTGGCGCAACTCTGCTGGCGCAACTAGGCTCAGAGCACGCCTTTCGTGCTCTTTATGCTCTCACCTTCGATTTTTACGGCCCTTTTAAGGGCATAGGCAAAGGCTTTGAAGAGAGCTTCGATTTTGTGGTGGTCGTTTTCTCCGTAGACGCTGGCATGTACGGTGATTTTTGCATTGGAAGCCAGGGTCTCGAAGAAATGCTTTACCAGCTGGGTGCCTAACCGTCCAACCTTAGGGCTTTCAAATTCGGCTTTCAGGACAAGGTAGCTGCGCCCCCCTACGTCCAGGGCGACTTCTGCAAGGGCTTCGTCCATTGGGATCCTGGCTTCCCCGAAGCGGGCAATCCCGGCCATGTCCCCCAGGGCATCGGAAAGAGCCTTACCGAGGACTATAGCCGTATCCTCTACCAGGTGGTGCTCGTCCACATGGAGGTCGCCTTCGGCGTGCAGTTTAAGGTCGATGCCCGAGTGTCTTGCAAAGGAAGTCAGCATGTGGTCAAAAAACCCGATACCCGTACTAACCTCAGCAAGCCCCGACCCATCCAGGTCGAGCTCAAGCTGGATATCGGTTTCCTTTGTTTTGCGGGAAATTCTGGCAGTCCTCATATAGCACTCATTCTCTTTTAAATTTCTTAAATACTTTGCCCCGGGCGCCCGGGGAAGTTGCGGTATCAGAGTTGCGGCATTTCATTGGAGATCAAGAAATCAAGAAATCAAGAAATCAAGAAATCAAGAAATCAAGCAACTGATCAGTCCTTTGCCGCCTCGATTGCTTCTTCAAGGGTAAACCTGCCGGTGTAAAGGGCACTTCCGACAACAACCCCTGCGGCCCCGGTCTGCTTCAGGACCTTCAGGTCGGCAAGGGAACTGACCCCACCGGAAGCGATCACGGGGATGCTGACGGAATCTACAAGTTCCTTTGTGGGAAGGGGATTTACGCCCTGCATCAGGCCTTCGGAATCGATGTTCGTGAAAAGCAGGCTGCCTGCTCCCAGGTCTTCGAACTTCCTGCCCATGTCCACGGGAGTATGTTCGGATTCCTCGGTCCAGCCTTTGATCGAGATTTTTCCGTTCTTTGCGTCCAGGGCAACGTTTATGTGTTCAACCCCGAAAGCATCGGAAAGCTGTTTCACAAGTCCGGGGTCCCGGATAGCTGCGGTTCCGAGGATAACCCTGTAAACCCCGAGTTTGAGAAGGGCTGCCGCGTCGTCAAAACTCCGGATCCCTCCACCGACCTGGATGCGGACCCCATTTTCCCGACAGGCATCTACGATCTTTTCTATAATAGAGGCATTCTTGCGCTCCCCTTCAATCGCCCCGTCCAGGTCCACAAGGTGCAGGGTCTTTGCCCCCTGCCCGACCCATTCCAGGGCAACTGCCAGGGGGTCGTCCAGGGATACGATCTCGCTTCCCGGGACTCCCTGCACCAGCTGCACACATTTTCCGCCTTTCATGTCCACGGCGGGGATTACTTCAAAAGTCACGGCATTCCACCTCTTCAAGATAAATTTCAAGATAAATTGCAAGATAAATTGGGAATTTAAGCCTGAAAACTCCAGGCCTTTCAGGGCATGATCCTTTCAATGGGCACCACAAGGACGTCCCTTGCTCCGACCTTTTTCAACTTGTTTACGATGGTGAAGATAAGGTCCGCGTCCACAACGGCATGTACGGCAAGGATTGGCTCTTCCTGAGACTTGCTGGATTCAACCTTCATGACCGTGGGGCCCGACATCCCGGGAAGGACCTGTTTTACGGCTTCAAGGGAATTTTCGGGAACGTTCATCATAAGGTAGCGCTTTTCCTTTGCGTTGAGAACGCTTTCAAGTGCGGTCTTGATGTCCAGAATCTTTTCCTTTGTCCTGAGGCTCTCCTTGTTTGCAATCAGGTAGACGGAGGAAGAAAAGGCCTTGTCAATTACCTTCAAGCGGTTGATCATGAGGGTGGTCCCGGAACTTGAGATGTCCACGATGGCATCGGCAATCCCGACATGAGGAGTCATTTCACAGGCTCCGCTGACCTTTATGACCTCGACGTTTATACCGAGCTTTTCAAAATACTGGGCCGTAATGCCCGGGAACTCGGTTGCGACTTTTTTGCCCTCCAGGTCTTCGGGTTTTTCGACCTCCGAATCTTCGGGCACGGCCAGGACCAGGGTTGCCCTTCCGAATTTAAGGTCAAGCAGGGCCTCGACGTCAGCCCCGCATTCCGTAATCAGGTCCATGCCTGTGATTCCGACGTCTGCGGCCCCGTCCTGTACGTACTCGGGGATATCTGCGGCCCTTGCGAAAAGAATGCTGATTTCGGGATCTATGGTTTTTGCGAAAAGTTTCCGGCTAGCTCCCCCACTGATGGGAAGCCCCGCATCACTGAAAATCGAGATGGTGGGATCGTGAAGGCGACCCTTATTGGGTATTGCAATGCGAATCATCTGCTATGTCCTCTGGTAGTACTCGGATGTACTCTACTGGGAATTGTTACACAGGTTATGCTCATCCGTATAAAACGTTTATCCAAAACATTCTTTTATAATATAGATTTCACGGTGGAGTTTCCTGAAAATAAGCTGGCCCCAAAAGTGAGAGGAAGGAAGAGAGAAAGAGAAGAAAAAGAGAAAGGAGGAGAGGAAAAAGAGAAAAGAAGGAGGCAAAAAGATAGAGGAAGGAAGGGGTAAATAAAAAGAGAAAAGAGGAGAGAAGAAAGAAGGGGTAGGAAGATGGTATAGCCCACACTATATCCCACACAGAAATTTTATTTTTTAAAAGATGGTTATTGAACCTGTTTTCAAAAAGAGATATTACCCCCGGTAATG
This window encodes:
- the fdhD gene encoding formate dehydrogenase accessory sulfurtransferase FdhD; translation: MPEKYTTPYPAKRIYPDGRAENTEVLLARECPVKLFLNGKHFTTLLTSPAHFKELAAGHMISEGILTFEDTAEITVEGNRVEIKTFNPEIRQPESKKDPVVSSQAVFGTKAIFAGMEYLTSETYKVTRGTHLAALVDRNGKLIFQVVDVGRHNAVDKAIGHALLNKLPLTEMYLLSTGRQPAYMLMKAIRAGIPLVVTKAMPFDSGVEAAKKANMGLVGQLRKESMLVFAGEWRVKV
- the hisB gene encoding imidazoleglycerol-phosphate dehydratase HisB; the protein is MRTARISRKTKETDIQLELDLDGSGLAEVSTGIGFFDHMLTSFARHSGIDLKLHAEGDLHVDEHHLVEDTAIVLGKALSDALGDMAGIARFGEARIPMDEALAEVALDVGGRSYLVLKAEFESPKVGRLGTQLVKHFFETLASNAKITVHASVYGENDHHKIEALFKAFAYALKRAVKIEGESIKSTKGVL
- the hisA gene encoding 1-(5-phosphoribosyl)-5-[(5-phosphoribosylamino)methylideneamino]imidazole-4-carboxamide isomerase — its product is MTFEVIPAVDMKGGKCVQLVQGVPGSEIVSLDDPLAVALEWVGQGAKTLHLVDLDGAIEGERKNASIIEKIVDACRENGVRIQVGGGIRSFDDAAALLKLGVYRVILGTAAIRDPGLVKQLSDAFGVEHINVALDAKNGKISIKGWTEESEHTPVDMGRKFEDLGAGSLLFTNIDSEGLMQGVNPLPTKELVDSVSIPVIASGGVSSLADLKVLKQTGAAGVVVGSALYTGRFTLEEAIEAAKD
- the hisG gene encoding ATP phosphoribosyltransferase; the encoded protein is MIRIAIPNKGRLHDPTISIFSDAGLPISGGASRKLFAKTIDPEISILFARAADIPEYVQDGAADVGITGMDLITECGADVEALLDLKFGRATLVLAVPEDSEVEKPEDLEGKKVATEFPGITAQYFEKLGINVEVIKVSGACEMTPHVGIADAIVDISSSGTTLMINRLKVIDKAFSSSVYLIANKESLRTKEKILDIKTALESVLNAKEKRYLMMNVPENSLEAVKQVLPGMSGPTVMKVESSKSQEEPILAVHAVVDADLIFTIVNKLKKVGARDVLVVPIERIMP